One genomic region from Sphingobacterium sp. UGAL515B_05 encodes:
- a CDS encoding YraN family protein codes for MAKHLKTGEWGEQMAMEYLMEQGYKIVLRNWRFKNLEVDLIVVDRDTLVFVEVKTRSGTDFGEPYEFVDRKKQRLLIRAAQAYILKTGYVGEVRFDVVAITRSPKTVLNHIKDAFWDS; via the coding sequence ATGGCCAAGCATCTTAAAACGGGCGAATGGGGTGAGCAAATGGCTATGGAATACCTCATGGAACAAGGCTATAAAATAGTGTTAAGAAATTGGCGATTTAAGAATTTAGAAGTAGATTTGATTGTCGTGGACAGGGATACCTTGGTATTCGTTGAAGTAAAAACACGGTCAGGAACGGATTTCGGCGAACCCTACGAATTTGTAGATCGCAAAAAACAGCGACTATTGATTCGTGCAGCACAGGCTTATATTCTTAAAACAGGTTATGTCGGTGAAGTCAGATTTGATGTTGTCGCAATAACAAGATCCCCCAAAACAGTACTCAACCATATCAAAGATGCGTTTTGGGATAGCTAA
- a CDS encoding glutaminyl-peptide cyclotransferase: protein MRKITYFMAIAALAFASCKSKKSSLEFASPGANQAVLKGAQVQLKLKFESVSMDSVAYFVDDKHVGSSTDTTAITVDTKDMAYGTRNISALVYNAGKPDSVSSTFYVVPENAKNYGFEVVNKYPHDTTAFTQGLQFADGILYESNGRYGESNLRKIDLKTGKVLKEIKFDEKTFAEGMTLVGNKLFMLTWQQGEGYVFDKNSFVKESSFKYENSKEGWGLTYDGQHLIKSDGSNKLFFLDATTGKELNAIGVYDEAGPVDELNELEYIDGKVYANVYQKDVIVIINPQTGAVEGRINLVGIYEHTSAYDNELNGIAYDQTGKRLFITGKLWNTLFEIKTVEK from the coding sequence ATGAGAAAAATCACTTATTTTATGGCAATTGCAGCGCTAGCTTTTGCTTCTTGTAAGTCAAAAAAATCAAGTTTGGAATTTGCTTCCCCCGGAGCAAATCAAGCTGTTTTAAAAGGTGCTCAAGTCCAGTTGAAATTGAAATTTGAATCAGTATCAATGGATTCTGTGGCTTATTTTGTCGATGATAAACATGTGGGGTCATCAACTGATACTACGGCAATTACGGTAGATACCAAAGACATGGCCTATGGTACACGTAATATTTCCGCCTTGGTATACAATGCTGGAAAACCCGATTCTGTTTCAAGTACATTTTATGTGGTACCTGAAAATGCGAAGAACTATGGTTTTGAGGTTGTCAACAAATACCCGCACGATACGACAGCTTTTACTCAAGGGCTACAGTTTGCTGATGGTATTCTCTACGAATCTAATGGCCGTTATGGTGAGTCAAACTTGAGAAAGATCGACCTAAAAACAGGTAAAGTACTCAAGGAAATTAAATTTGATGAAAAGACTTTTGCCGAAGGAATGACATTGGTCGGTAATAAGTTATTTATGTTAACGTGGCAACAGGGAGAGGGATATGTCTTTGATAAAAACTCTTTTGTAAAGGAAAGTTCCTTTAAATATGAAAATAGTAAAGAAGGTTGGGGCTTGACCTACGACGGGCAACATTTGATAAAGTCTGATGGATCCAATAAATTGTTCTTTTTAGATGCAACGACCGGTAAGGAACTAAATGCTATCGGAGTTTACGATGAAGCTGGACCAGTGGATGAACTTAATGAACTGGAATATATAGACGGCAAAGTCTACGCAAATGTCTATCAAAAAGATGTTATTGTTATAATCAACCCGCAAACAGGAGCGGTAGAAGGACGGATTAATCTTGTAGGTATTTATGAGCATACTTCCGCTTATGACAATGAATTGAATGGAATTGCTTACGACCAGACTGGAAAGCGTCTCTTTATAACAGGTAAGTTGTGGAATACATTATTTGAGATCAAGACCGTTGAAAAGTAA